A genomic segment from Propioniciclava sp. MC1595 encodes:
- the tdh gene encoding L-threonine 3-dehydrogenase has translation MRALAKMQAGPGLELVDRPEPTCGDWDVKIRVLRAGLCGTDLHLQQWDDWAASMVNAPQTIGHEFYGEIVEVGQDVKELQPGDKVSGEGHIVCGYCRNCRAGRRHQCIRTVGLGVNTDGAFADYVVLPVENVWKHPDWVDPDLGAVFDPLGNATHTALQWPMVGEDVLVTGAGPIGVMAAAIARHAGARNIVVTDLSDFRLELADAAGADLVVNSGTTRLRDVQLGLGMKEGFDIGLEMSGAPQAVAEMIDNMNHGGKIAMLGLPASDYAINWGKVITHMLTIKGIYGREMFETWYLMTSMLSTSDGLKDAVRSVITHRFAAEDWEEAFATARAGQCGKVILDWS, from the coding sequence ATGCGAGCGCTGGCGAAGATGCAAGCGGGCCCGGGTCTGGAACTCGTGGACCGCCCCGAACCCACCTGCGGCGACTGGGACGTGAAGATCCGCGTCCTGCGCGCGGGCCTGTGCGGCACCGACCTGCACCTGCAGCAGTGGGACGACTGGGCCGCCTCCATGGTGAACGCTCCCCAGACGATCGGGCACGAGTTCTACGGCGAGATCGTCGAGGTCGGCCAGGACGTCAAGGAGCTCCAGCCCGGTGACAAGGTGAGCGGCGAGGGCCACATCGTCTGCGGCTACTGCCGCAACTGCCGGGCCGGACGCCGCCACCAGTGCATCCGGACCGTCGGCCTCGGCGTCAACACCGACGGCGCTTTCGCCGACTACGTCGTCCTGCCGGTCGAGAACGTGTGGAAGCACCCCGACTGGGTCGACCCCGACCTCGGCGCGGTCTTCGACCCGCTCGGCAACGCGACCCACACGGCGCTGCAGTGGCCGATGGTCGGCGAGGACGTGCTGGTCACCGGCGCCGGACCCATCGGCGTGATGGCCGCCGCGATCGCCCGGCACGCGGGCGCGCGCAACATCGTGGTCACGGACCTGTCGGACTTCCGGCTCGAGCTGGCGGACGCCGCCGGCGCCGACCTCGTCGTCAACTCCGGCACCACCCGCCTGCGCGACGTGCAGCTGGGGCTGGGCATGAAGGAGGGCTTCGACATCGGCCTGGAGATGTCGGGTGCCCCCCAGGCCGTCGCCGAGATGATCGACAACATGAACCACGGCGGCAAGATCGCCATGCTGGGCCTGCCGGCGTCCGACTACGCCATCAACTGGGGCAAGGTCATCACCCACATGCTGACGATCAAGGGCATCTACGGTCGCGAGATGTTCGAGACCTGGTACCTGATGACCTCGATGCTGTCGACGTCGGACGGCCTCAAGGACGCCGTGCGCTCGGTCATCACGCACCGCTTCGCCGCCGAGGACTGGGAGGAGGCCTTCGCCACCGCCCGCGCCGGGCAGTGCGGCAAGGTCATCCTCGACTGGAGCTGA
- a CDS encoding fibronectin type III domain-containing protein — protein sequence MGPLEDLKGNRAEAVSVISGRLDARLPAVDDKEAPVTTGFDFSPKLVDVTQGARSVQIAVRVTDTIGVPPSSVAWQLNHETAGLSMVGDYMTLASGNDRDGVYRGEIQVMDPPSNVKAEPFETGGARVTWTPPSVTDPRLSTRYMVTAHPSGATQTVASTTATFTGLPLGEDFTFDVVAVNDAGSSAAGTSNAVRSSIPVKGSVTFGDRCGASGDCYEIPQTGLMYDHWDAQGQLISGQLTPGRYPASGYVRIGAWSDDPSVRVDGPSEWTHTFDASVPFADVPEGMAFFQDMCWMAEKKISTGWDVAGGKEYRPMQPVNRDAMAAFMYRLAGSPTFTPPKVSPFKDITPTTAFYKEMAWLASQGISTGWSMPDGSKEYRPLQPVNRDAMAAFMHRMAKSPVFTPPKVSPFSSR from the coding sequence GTGGGCCCCCTCGAGGACCTGAAGGGTAACCGCGCAGAGGCGGTCAGCGTGATCAGTGGGCGTCTCGATGCCCGTCTCCCAGCGGTCGATGACAAGGAAGCGCCGGTCACGACCGGCTTCGACTTCAGCCCGAAGTTGGTGGATGTTACTCAGGGCGCGAGGTCCGTTCAGATCGCGGTGCGCGTCACCGATACCATCGGTGTGCCGCCGTCCAGTGTGGCTTGGCAGCTCAACCACGAGACGGCAGGTCTCTCGATGGTCGGTGACTACATGACATTGGCCTCGGGGAACGACCGGGACGGGGTCTACCGGGGTGAGATCCAGGTCATGGACCCCCCGTCCAACGTGAAGGCTGAGCCGTTCGAGACCGGCGGAGCTCGCGTGACCTGGACGCCGCCGTCGGTGACCGACCCCAGGCTCTCCACCCGCTACATGGTCACGGCGCACCCCAGCGGCGCCACCCAAACGGTGGCTTCGACCACCGCCACATTCACGGGGTTGCCCTTGGGGGAGGACTTCACCTTCGACGTGGTAGCGGTCAACGATGCCGGCTCCTCCGCAGCTGGGACATCCAACGCAGTCAGGAGCTCGATCCCGGTGAAGGGCTCGGTCACGTTCGGAGACCGGTGCGGCGCGTCGGGTGACTGCTACGAGATCCCGCAAACCGGGTTGATGTACGACCATTGGGACGCTCAGGGACAACTGATCTCTGGACAGCTGACGCCAGGCAGGTATCCGGCCAGCGGGTACGTGCGCATCGGTGCCTGGTCAGACGACCCCAGCGTGCGCGTCGACGGCCCCTCAGAATGGACACACACGTTCGACGCATCAGTTCCGTTCGCAGACGTCCCGGAGGGCATGGCGTTCTTCCAGGACATGTGCTGGATGGCGGAGAAGAAGATCTCGACGGGCTGGGACGTTGCAGGCGGCAAGGAGTACCGGCCGATGCAGCCGGTGAACCGGGATGCGATGGCTGCGTTCATGTACCGGCTCGCGGGAAGTCCGACGTTCACACCGCCGAAGGTGTCGCCGTTCAAGGACATCACGCCGACCACGGCCTTCTACAAGGAGATGGCTTGGCTGGCGAGCCAGGGGATCTCGACCGGATGGAGCATGCCGGACGGCTCCAAGGAGTACCGCCCCTTGCAGCCGGTGAACCGGGATGCGATGGCTGCGTTCATGCACCGCATGGCCAAGAGTCCGGTGTTCACACCCCCGAAGGTCTCGCCGTTCAGCAGTCGCTGA
- a CDS encoding HNH endonuclease signature motif containing protein — MEIEFATQTGEALAAVGRALDAAVADDRSLLSPAQRLAVLGMAVVEAGRLQSLLVSLVGEAEAAEASVVEVGVTTRGWLTDTHRLSPAEASGLVKQAGRLQRFPLLREAALDGEVRPQQASAITRVLETLPDDFSHAQVAAAEVEMVVQAATFHSVELGRLGRHLLDCIAPEVGEAAEAKRLERELEMARKGRGLTFTDDGHGSTLIRGHLPTADAELLRVQVEAIARHRHRSALEMRDPLASILTPTQRRADALVELARLAALHQDAPAHGGDRPRISVVIDYDSLLSDCVGAGLVERGVGITAEQLRLLACDADILPAVLDGEGVPLDVGRTKRLVPPDLRVALVLRDRGCVFPGCDRPPTHGDAHHIVPWIAGGETSLTNCVLVCRHHHNLVEPHPNAPPGSRWEIRLGPDGLPEVLPPTRVDPARAPRRHVRFGTVA; from the coding sequence ATGGAGATCGAGTTCGCGACCCAGACCGGCGAGGCCCTCGCCGCGGTCGGCCGCGCGCTCGATGCCGCGGTCGCCGACGACCGGTCGCTGCTGTCCCCCGCGCAGCGGTTGGCGGTGCTGGGCATGGCGGTGGTCGAGGCCGGTCGGCTGCAGTCCCTGCTCGTGTCGCTGGTGGGCGAGGCCGAGGCCGCCGAGGCGAGCGTGGTCGAGGTGGGCGTCACGACGCGGGGGTGGCTGACCGACACGCACCGCCTGTCCCCCGCCGAGGCGAGCGGGCTGGTGAAGCAGGCGGGGCGGCTGCAGCGGTTCCCGTTGTTGCGCGAGGCGGCACTCGACGGCGAGGTGCGCCCGCAGCAGGCGAGTGCGATCACGCGCGTGCTCGAGACCCTGCCCGACGACTTCTCGCACGCGCAGGTCGCGGCCGCCGAGGTCGAGATGGTGGTGCAGGCGGCGACGTTCCACTCGGTCGAGCTCGGCCGGCTGGGCCGCCACCTGCTCGACTGCATCGCCCCTGAGGTCGGCGAGGCCGCCGAGGCCAAACGCCTCGAACGCGAGCTCGAGATGGCCCGCAAGGGGCGCGGCCTCACCTTCACCGACGACGGGCACGGCTCGACCCTGATCAGGGGCCACCTGCCCACCGCCGACGCCGAGCTGCTGCGCGTCCAGGTCGAGGCGATCGCGCGGCACCGGCACCGGTCTGCGCTCGAGATGCGCGACCCGCTCGCCTCGATCCTGACGCCCACCCAGCGGCGGGCCGACGCGCTCGTCGAACTGGCCCGGCTGGCCGCCCTGCACCAGGACGCCCCGGCCCACGGCGGCGACCGCCCCCGCATCAGCGTGGTCATCGACTACGACAGCCTGCTCTCCGACTGCGTCGGCGCCGGGCTCGTCGAGCGGGGCGTCGGAATCACCGCCGAACAGCTGCGCCTGCTGGCCTGCGACGCCGACATCCTGCCCGCCGTTCTCGACGGCGAGGGGGTCCCGCTCGACGTGGGGCGCACGAAGCGGCTCGTGCCACCCGACCTGCGCGTGGCCCTCGTGCTGAGGGATCGTGGGTGCGTCTTCCCCGGCTGCGACCGACCACCCACCCACGGGGACGCCCACCACATCGTGCCGTGGATCGCCGGGGGCGAGACCTCCCTGACCAACTGCGTGCTGGTCTGCCGACACCACCACAACCTGGTCGAACCCCATCCCAACGCGCCGCCGGGCAGCCGGTGGGAGATCCGGCTCGGGCCCGACGGGCTCCCCGAGGTGCTGCCACCAACGCGGGTGGACCCTGCCCGCGCGCCTCGACGCCACGTCCGGTTCGGGACGGTGGCCTGA
- a CDS encoding NAD-dependent protein deacetylase, which translates to MPIPEPTPAQVEAVASALRGRRWVALTGAGISTDSGIPDYRGPESQPTNPIQYRDFIGRPEARRRYWFRSMMGFRSFGAAHPNRGHQALAALGVPVITQNVDRLHSEAGSREVVDLHGLINRVICLDCGDLSSRATLQTRLEAANPGVTGVIPAGSAELRPDGDADIADPDDFVVPPCSVCGGMLKPDVVFFGENVPKPRVDTAYALVDAAGALLVAGSSLTVMSGLRFARHVARQGKPLVIVNHGPTRADEIADVRVDAGTSPTLVALASAL; encoded by the coding sequence GTGCCGATCCCCGAACCGACCCCCGCCCAGGTGGAGGCCGTGGCGTCCGCACTGCGCGGCCGGCGCTGGGTCGCGCTCACGGGGGCGGGCATCTCGACCGACTCCGGCATCCCCGACTACCGCGGGCCCGAGAGCCAGCCCACCAACCCGATCCAGTACCGCGACTTCATCGGACGCCCCGAGGCCCGGCGTCGCTACTGGTTCCGGTCGATGATGGGGTTCCGCTCCTTCGGCGCCGCGCACCCCAACCGGGGCCACCAGGCGCTGGCCGCGCTGGGCGTCCCGGTGATCACCCAGAACGTCGACCGCCTGCACTCCGAGGCCGGGTCGCGCGAGGTGGTCGACCTGCACGGGCTGATCAACCGGGTGATCTGCCTCGACTGCGGCGACCTGTCCTCGCGGGCCACCCTGCAGACGCGCCTCGAGGCCGCCAACCCGGGCGTGACGGGCGTGATCCCGGCCGGGTCGGCCGAGCTGCGCCCCGACGGGGACGCCGACATCGCCGACCCCGACGACTTCGTGGTGCCGCCCTGCTCCGTGTGCGGCGGGATGCTCAAGCCCGACGTCGTGTTCTTCGGCGAGAACGTGCCCAAGCCGCGCGTCGACACGGCCTACGCCCTCGTCGACGCGGCCGGGGCCCTCCTCGTCGCGGGCTCGAGCCTCACCGTGATGTCCGGCCTCCGGTTCGCCCGACACGTGGCCAGGCAGGGCAAGCCGCTCGTCATCGTGAACCACGGGCCCACCCGGGCCGACGAGATCGCCGACGTCCGCGTCGATGCGGGCACCTCGCCCACCCTGGTGGCGCTAGCGTCTGCGCTGTGA
- a CDS encoding GNAT family N-acetyltransferase, with protein MIQIHRVPTPPARDAEPHPVVHALADVEAEVLRDLVGHDDFSESARARTARLFGSDYADQPHWVALVDGTDPATCAPADVLGFASMILMRKQDLQTAQVWVGVRPGARSRGIGRALFEAALAEGIAHGRTVWQAYADSPDATGRPDAIVPTSGAGAVDPDRPASRWLVADGWTLELCETPSRLDLTPDLLRRAASALEEGADSDGYVLASWGDSTPPEHREGVCRVMERMSTDPPAGGMEYDPSVWTPERLVDSEHRQVVAGQRSVVTVALHAGTGEVAAYTHLAWPEENPAGVWQEETLVLPHHRGHGLGMWTKLANLARLVEANPEARRVHTWNAVENRPMLAINDALGFVPVGVEGCWQKRL; from the coding sequence GTGATCCAGATCCACCGCGTCCCGACGCCGCCCGCTCGGGACGCCGAGCCGCACCCCGTCGTCCACGCCCTCGCCGACGTCGAGGCCGAGGTGCTCCGCGACCTCGTGGGCCACGACGACTTCTCCGAGTCCGCCCGGGCGCGCACCGCTAGGCTGTTCGGGTCCGACTACGCCGACCAGCCCCACTGGGTGGCCCTCGTCGACGGCACCGACCCCGCGACGTGCGCCCCCGCCGACGTGCTGGGCTTCGCCTCGATGATCCTCATGCGGAAGCAGGACCTCCAGACCGCCCAGGTCTGGGTCGGCGTCCGGCCGGGCGCGCGCAGCCGCGGCATCGGGCGCGCGCTGTTCGAGGCCGCCCTCGCCGAGGGGATCGCCCACGGCCGCACGGTGTGGCAGGCCTACGCCGACTCCCCCGACGCGACCGGACGCCCCGACGCGATCGTGCCCACCAGCGGGGCCGGCGCCGTCGACCCCGACAGGCCCGCCTCGCGGTGGCTCGTCGCCGACGGCTGGACCCTCGAGCTCTGCGAGACCCCTAGCCGCCTCGACCTGACCCCTGACCTGCTGCGGCGCGCGGCGTCCGCGCTCGAGGAGGGGGCGGACAGCGACGGCTACGTGCTGGCGTCGTGGGGCGACTCGACCCCGCCCGAGCACCGCGAGGGCGTGTGCCGGGTGATGGAGCGCATGTCGACCGACCCGCCCGCCGGCGGCATGGAGTACGACCCCAGCGTCTGGACGCCGGAGCGGCTCGTCGACTCGGAGCACCGTCAGGTGGTGGCCGGTCAGCGATCCGTCGTGACGGTCGCCCTGCACGCGGGGACCGGGGAAGTCGCCGCCTACACGCACCTGGCCTGGCCCGAGGAGAACCCCGCGGGCGTCTGGCAGGAGGAGACCCTCGTGCTGCCGCACCACCGCGGCCACGGCCTCGGGATGTGGACGAAGCTCGCCAACCTCGCCCGCCTGGTCGAGGCCAACCCCGAGGCGCGCCGCGTGCACACGTGGAACGCCGTCGAGAACCGCCCGATGCTCGCCATCAACGACGCGCTGGGATTCGTGCCCGTCGGCGTCGAGGGGTGCTGGCAGAAGAGGCTCTGA
- a CDS encoding S-layer homology domain-containing protein, which yields MDDAAPPWQGDVKPTDPYHKEITWLADTGISTGWDDGTFRPWEPINRDAMAAFLYRMAGEPTWDAPAASPFVDVTTKTAFYDEITWLADAGISKGWNDKTYRPLDAINRDAMAAFLYRFVDNLGVPQVVG from the coding sequence GTGGACGACGCGGCGCCGCCGTGGCAAGGTGACGTCAAGCCGACCGATCCCTACCACAAGGAGATCACCTGGCTGGCCGACACCGGCATTTCGACCGGTTGGGACGACGGGACCTTCCGCCCGTGGGAGCCGATCAACCGTGACGCCATGGCGGCCTTCCTCTACCGCATGGCGGGGGAGCCCACCTGGGACGCCCCGGCGGCCTCCCCGTTCGTCGACGTCACCACGAAGACGGCGTTCTACGACGAGATCACCTGGCTCGCCGACGCCGGCATCTCGAAGGGTTGGAACGACAAGACCTACCGTCCGCTGGACGCCATCAACCGTGACGCGATGGCTGCCTTCCTGTACCGCTTCGTCGACAACCTGGGCGTCCCCCAGGTCGTCGGCTGA
- a CDS encoding RtcB family protein, protein MNRFPVPLTGTDNTLMWAEEAGIEESARAQLRNVAELPWTHGVRVMPDVHYGKGATVGSVIAMNQAVAPAAVGVDIGCGMTAVRTNLRPDQLPDDLGVLRRGIERGVPVGFGAHKGEPRAVGLHDDLGRRYATILDRFEGLKAHELVRGKWAPAASKASTQVGTLGGGNHFIELCAGDDDRVWVTLHSGSRGTGNQLAQVHMERAQGLAHNQGLVDRDLSVFLSGTPQMDAYLHDLWWAQDYALLNRDVILRSVTDELRHRIDGIAFDEPIRCHHNYVAVETYDDTELVVTRKGAIRAGKGNLGVIPGSMGTGSYIVRGLGNPASYESASHGAGRRMSRNAARRQFTADDLAAQTAGIECRKDAGVVDEIPAAYKDIDSVIDDQRDLVDVVARLRTLLCVKG, encoded by the coding sequence ATGAACCGTTTCCCGGTGCCGCTGACCGGCACCGACAACACCTTGATGTGGGCCGAGGAGGCCGGCATCGAGGAGTCCGCACGCGCCCAGCTGCGCAACGTCGCCGAGCTGCCCTGGACGCACGGCGTCCGCGTGATGCCGGACGTGCACTACGGCAAGGGGGCCACCGTCGGCTCCGTCATCGCCATGAACCAGGCGGTCGCCCCGGCGGCCGTGGGTGTCGACATCGGCTGCGGCATGACCGCGGTGCGCACGAACCTGCGCCCCGACCAGCTGCCCGACGACCTGGGCGTGCTGCGCCGCGGGATCGAGCGGGGCGTCCCGGTCGGGTTCGGCGCGCACAAGGGCGAGCCGCGCGCGGTCGGTCTGCACGACGACCTCGGCCGGCGCTACGCGACCATCCTCGACCGGTTCGAGGGGCTCAAGGCCCACGAGCTGGTGCGCGGGAAGTGGGCGCCCGCGGCGTCCAAGGCCTCGACGCAGGTCGGCACGCTGGGTGGAGGCAACCACTTCATCGAGCTGTGCGCCGGCGACGACGACCGGGTGTGGGTGACCCTGCACTCCGGCTCGCGCGGCACGGGCAACCAGCTCGCGCAGGTGCACATGGAGCGGGCGCAGGGCCTGGCCCACAACCAGGGCCTGGTCGACCGCGACCTGTCGGTGTTCCTGTCCGGGACGCCGCAGATGGACGCCTACCTCCACGACCTGTGGTGGGCGCAGGACTACGCGCTGCTCAACCGCGACGTGATCCTGCGGTCGGTCACCGACGAGCTGCGGCACCGCATTGACGGCATCGCGTTCGACGAGCCGATCCGCTGCCACCACAACTACGTGGCGGTGGAGACGTACGACGACACCGAGCTGGTCGTGACCCGCAAGGGCGCGATCCGGGCCGGCAAGGGCAACCTGGGCGTCATCCCGGGCTCGATGGGGACGGGGTCCTACATCGTGCGCGGGCTGGGCAACCCGGCGTCGTACGAGTCGGCGTCCCACGGCGCCGGACGCCGGATGTCGCGGAACGCCGCGCGCCGGCAGTTCACCGCGGACGACCTCGCGGCCCAGACCGCGGGCATCGAGTGCCGCAAGGACGCCGGCGTGGTCGACGAGATCCCGGCGGCGTACAAGGACATCGACTCGGTCATCGACGACCAGCGTGACCTCGTCGACGTCGTGGCGCGCCTGCGGACGCTGCTCTGCGTGAAGGGCTGA
- a CDS encoding globin has product MDAAPDLAEEETFYDRIGGAPAFRRLIGEFFSEVRKEPELAALYPQDDWDGAENRLLMFFEQYWGGPMTYSRTRGAPMLKMRHMPYKVTARMAQRWADCMDRAIDTLALAEEDARLLRDYVERGCRYLINADE; this is encoded by the coding sequence ATGGACGCCGCACCCGATTTGGCCGAGGAGGAGACGTTCTACGACCGGATCGGGGGCGCGCCGGCGTTCCGTCGGCTCATCGGGGAGTTCTTCAGCGAGGTGCGCAAGGAACCGGAACTCGCCGCCCTCTACCCCCAGGACGACTGGGACGGCGCCGAGAACCGCCTGCTGATGTTCTTCGAGCAGTACTGGGGCGGGCCGATGACCTATTCGCGCACCCGCGGGGCGCCCATGCTGAAGATGCGCCACATGCCGTACAAGGTCACGGCGCGCATGGCCCAGCGCTGGGCCGACTGCATGGACCGCGCGATCGACACCCTCGCCCTCGCCGAGGAGGACGCCCGCCTCCTGCGCGACTACGTCGAGCGCGGCTGCCGCTACCTGATCAACGCCGACGAGTGA
- a CDS encoding DUF1992 domain-containing protein: MQFENWIDRQIREAMERGEFDNLPGAGKPLELDSSEDWWIKAKIKAENLDAVLPGPLALRREVEGITDAVADCRSEAEVRERCEALNERIRDYYRRPETGRRIIVRLVDVDAVVAGWRQRGIG, translated from the coding sequence ATGCAGTTCGAGAACTGGATCGACCGGCAGATCCGGGAGGCCATGGAACGCGGCGAGTTCGACAACCTCCCCGGCGCCGGCAAGCCGCTCGAGCTCGACTCCTCCGAGGACTGGTGGATCAAGGCCAAGATCAAGGCCGAGAACCTCGATGCGGTCCTGCCGGGGCCGCTCGCGCTGCGCCGCGAGGTCGAGGGCATCACGGACGCCGTGGCCGACTGCCGCTCGGAGGCGGAGGTCCGCGAGCGGTGCGAGGCGCTGAACGAGCGGATCCGTGACTACTACCGCCGCCCGGAGACCGGCCGGCGCATCATCGTGCGGCTGGTCGACGTGGACGCGGTCGTGGCGGGGTGGCGCCAACGCGGAATTGGTTAG
- the folP gene encoding dihydropteroate synthase, whose product MPALIPVDLPTTPALVLRGRRFDAGRPAVMAIVNRTRDSFFVTAGADALEPALDALAAAVASGADIVDVGGVRAGQEGEWVDVPTEVARVRPFLEAARERFPDLVLSLDTWRTEVVDACRDAGVDLVNDTWAGADPDLVHAAAELGAGYVVSHTGGLPPRTDPVDVSYGDDPDDVVRSVLDGLAVGAARAVAAGVRPEGVLVDPTLDFGKTTRNSLRVLRATASVASLGYPVLQAISRKDFVGETLDLPADERLEGSLAATAVAAWLGATVFRTHDVRATRRVLDMVASVRGDRPPAVAVRGEPRGA is encoded by the coding sequence GTGCCCGCGCTGATCCCGGTCGACCTGCCCACCACCCCCGCCCTCGTGCTGCGGGGGCGGCGCTTCGACGCGGGGCGTCCGGCCGTGATGGCGATCGTGAACCGCACCCGGGACTCCTTCTTCGTCACCGCGGGTGCCGACGCCCTCGAACCCGCACTGGACGCCCTCGCCGCGGCCGTGGCGTCCGGTGCCGACATCGTCGACGTGGGCGGCGTCCGGGCGGGCCAGGAGGGGGAGTGGGTGGACGTGCCCACCGAGGTGGCGCGGGTCCGCCCGTTCCTGGAGGCCGCGCGCGAGCGCTTCCCCGACCTGGTCCTGAGCTTGGACACGTGGCGCACCGAGGTCGTGGACGCCTGCCGTGACGCCGGCGTCGACCTGGTCAACGACACCTGGGCCGGGGCCGACCCCGACCTGGTGCACGCGGCCGCCGAGCTGGGCGCGGGCTATGTCGTCTCGCACACGGGTGGGTTGCCGCCGCGCACCGACCCGGTGGACGTGAGCTACGGCGACGACCCCGACGACGTCGTCCGCTCGGTGCTGGACGGGCTCGCCGTGGGCGCGGCGCGGGCGGTGGCTGCGGGCGTCCGGCCCGAGGGTGTGCTGGTCGACCCGACGCTCGACTTCGGCAAGACGACCCGTAACTCGCTGCGGGTGCTGCGGGCCACGGCGTCGGTGGCGTCGCTGGGGTACCCCGTGCTGCAGGCCATCTCGCGCAAGGACTTCGTGGGTGAGACCCTCGACCTGCCCGCCGACGAGCGCCTCGAGGGGTCGCTCGCCGCGACCGCGGTGGCGGCCTGGCTGGGGGCGACGGTGTTCCGCACGCACGACGTGCGGGCGACGCGGCGGGTGCTCGACATGGTGGCGTCCGTGCGCGGGGACCGCCCGCCCGCGGTGGCGGTGCGCGGCGAGCCGCGGGGGGCGTGA
- a CDS encoding GNAT family N-acetyltransferase — MTIPSRVYALSRSAAAEWLESTDTHRARRALESDLDFVADLHALEFPTTYATAHGLVHDPDLLTFVVERDGTPIGYASGHVTTDGAGQLDYMAVVPDARGVGDGHVLLAATLAALFAEADLDELRLAVEEHRKPAIRFYEKHGFTRVH; from the coding sequence GTGACCATCCCATCCCGTGTCTACGCCCTCTCCCGCAGCGCCGCGGCCGAGTGGCTCGAATCGACCGACACCCACCGCGCCCGTCGCGCGCTGGAGTCGGACCTGGACTTCGTGGCCGACCTCCACGCCCTGGAGTTCCCCACCACCTACGCCACCGCACACGGCCTCGTGCACGACCCCGACCTGCTCACCTTCGTGGTCGAGCGCGACGGCACCCCCATCGGGTACGCATCGGGTCACGTCACCACCGACGGCGCGGGCCAGCTCGACTACATGGCCGTCGTCCCCGACGCCCGTGGGGTCGGGGACGGGCACGTCCTGCTCGCAGCCACCCTCGCCGCCCTCTTCGCCGAGGCGGACCTCGACGAGCTGCGCCTCGCGGTCGAGGAACACCGCAAGCCGGCGATCCGCTTCTACGAGAAGCACGGCTTCACGCGCGTGCACTGA
- a CDS encoding aldo/keto reductase family protein: MDFRHLGNSGLKISEIIYGNWLTHGSQVENDAATACVRAALDAGITSFDTADVYANTVAESVLGDALAGERRESLEIFTKVYWPTGPKGHNDVGLSRKHIMESINGSLKRLRTDYVDLYQAHRYDHETPLEETMQAFADVVRQGKALYIGVSEWTADQIRAGHALAKHLGVQLISSQPQYSMLWRVIEGEVVPTCRELGVSQIVWSPIAQGVLTGKYLPGQPLPEGSRATDTKGGANMIARFMNDDVLGRVQKLKPIADDLGISMAQLAVAWVLGNDNVAGAIIGASRPEQVVENVKASGVVLDAGVRAAIDEALGDVVQADPGMTAKTAPASRPA, encoded by the coding sequence ATGGATTTCCGCCACTTGGGCAACTCGGGCCTGAAGATCTCCGAGATCATCTACGGCAACTGGCTGACCCACGGGTCGCAGGTCGAGAACGACGCCGCCACAGCGTGCGTGCGCGCGGCGCTGGACGCCGGGATCACCAGCTTCGACACCGCCGACGTGTACGCCAACACCGTCGCCGAGTCGGTGCTGGGTGACGCCCTGGCCGGCGAGCGCCGCGAGAGCCTGGAGATCTTCACGAAGGTCTACTGGCCGACCGGGCCCAAGGGCCACAACGACGTCGGGCTGTCCCGCAAGCACATCATGGAGTCGATCAACGGCTCGCTGAAACGCCTGCGCACCGACTACGTCGACCTCTACCAGGCCCACCGCTACGACCACGAGACCCCGCTCGAGGAGACCATGCAGGCCTTCGCCGACGTGGTCCGGCAAGGCAAGGCGCTCTACATCGGCGTCAGCGAGTGGACCGCCGACCAGATCCGGGCCGGGCACGCGCTGGCCAAGCACCTCGGCGTCCAGCTCATCTCGAGCCAGCCGCAGTACTCGATGCTGTGGCGCGTGATCGAGGGCGAGGTCGTGCCGACCTGCCGCGAGCTCGGGGTCAGCCAGATCGTGTGGTCGCCGATCGCGCAGGGCGTCCTGACCGGCAAGTACCTGCCCGGTCAGCCGCTGCCCGAGGGCTCGCGCGCCACCGACACGAAGGGCGGGGCGAACATGATCGCCCGCTTCATGAACGACGACGTGCTCGGCCGCGTCCAGAAGCTGAAGCCGATCGCCGACGACCTGGGCATCTCCATGGCCCAGCTCGCCGTCGCGTGGGTGCTCGGCAACGACAACGTGGCCGGCGCGATCATCGGCGCCTCCCGTCCCGAGCAGGTCGTCGAGAACGTCAAGGCGAGCGGCGTGGTGCTGGACGCCGGCGTCCGGGCCGCGATCGACGAGGCCCTGGGCGACGTCGTACAGGCCGACCCGGGGATGACCGCGAAGACCGCCCCGGCGTCCCGGCCCGCCTGA